One Arvicanthis niloticus isolate mArvNil1 chromosome 13, mArvNil1.pat.X, whole genome shotgun sequence genomic window carries:
- the Atf1 gene encoding cyclic AMP-dependent transcription factor ATF-1 isoform X2: MSVPTPIYQTSSGQYIAIAPNGALQLASPGTDGVQALQTLAMTNSSSAQQGTILQYAQTSDGQQILVPSNQVVVQTASGDMQTYQIRTTPSATSLPQTVVMTSPVTLTSQTAKTDDPQLKREIRLMKNREAARECRRKKKEYVKCLENRVAVLENQNKTLIEELKTLKDLYSHKSV; this comes from the exons ATGTCTGTTCCAACCCCCATCTATCAGACAAGCAGCGGACAGTACA TTGCCATTGCCCCAAATGGAGCCTTACAGTTGGCCAGTCCAGGCACAGATGGAGTACAGGCACTGCAGACATTAGCCATGACAAACTCCAGCAGTGCCCAGCAAGGGACAATCCTCCAGTATGCACAGACCTCTGATGGACAGCAGATACTTGTCCCGAGCAACCAGGTGGTTGTACAAA CTGCATCGGGAGATATGCAGACCTACCAGATCCGTACCACACCATCTGCCACGTCACTCCCACAGACTGTGGTGATGACTTCTCCTGTGACTCTTACTTCTCAGACAGCAAAGACAGATGACCCCCAGCTGAAAAGAGAAATACGGCTGATGAAAAACAG AGAAGCTGCCCGAGAATGCCGCCGGAAGAAGAAGGAGTATGTGAAGTGCCTGGAGAACCGCGTTGCTGTTctggaaaatcaaaataaaactctAATAGAAGAGCTAAAGACTTTGAAGGACCTTTATTCTCATAAAAGTGTTTGA